The Dioscorea cayenensis subsp. rotundata cultivar TDr96_F1 chromosome 19, TDr96_F1_v2_PseudoChromosome.rev07_lg8_w22 25.fasta, whole genome shotgun sequence genome includes a window with the following:
- the LOC120249894 gene encoding RNA polymerase sigma factor sigD, chloroplastic, which produces MAIRACSLNNSTSTTLFSNHHALPSKPCVQIPSYSTLPSSCVIKHNISHLTVSENSLIIAAMAEAITLANAAAQAANDAVSLAMALSETISMQTKEDKDFWEEQDLVTRRRRRRRKSSREDEFGDWDSCRDLMEGGVAWSERSRYLTRRQEGEFSGYIKEGTMLEAASTGCRTKKRSDEKVLLRARECRERITLSYKRLVASIATPYQGKGLSFQDLIQEGSIGLLKGVQKFDAKRGNKLSTYLYWWIKQAIIKAIAKKSRLVRQPGSMSAVAKKVANATSLLHRQLGRWPTYQEIADHTALSASRVKLVSDRSKHPISINRPAKNQELILEDVIPGPDETRPEVIVGKQLMLQDMEKLLTTLSAREEYIIRLHYGLAGERIHSCEEIGRLLNLSRERIRQIHRAALTRLREEEDLIESLRQNLT; this is translated from the exons ATGGCCATACGTGCATGCTCCTTAAACAACTCAACTTCAACCACTCTATTCTCAAATCACCATGCTCTTCCATCAAAACCTTGTGTTCAAATCCCATCATACTCCACACTTCCCTCTTCATGTGTCATTAAACATAACATTAGTCATTTGACAGTGTCTGAGAACTCTCTGATAATTGCAGCCATGGCCGAGGCTATCACTCTCGCAAATGCAGCAGCCCAGGCTGCAAATGATGCTGTCTCATTGGCCATGGCACTCAGTGAGACTATATCCATGCAAACCAAAGAGGACAAGGATTTCTGGGAAGAACAAGATTTGGTAACACGGAGAAGAAGGCGAAGGAGGAAGAGCAGCAGAGAGGATGAATTTGGAGACTGGGATTCATGCAGAGACTTGATGGAAGGTGGTGTTGCATGGTCAGAGCGATCCAGATATCTAACACGCCGTCAAGAGGGTGAATTCTCCGGCTACATCAAG GAAGGAACCATGCTTGAAGCTGCATCAACTGGTTGTAGGACAAAGAAAAGATCTGATGAAAAGGTGTTGCTGAGAGCTCGAGAGTGCAGAGAAAGGATCACCCTCAGCTACAAAAGGCTTGTGGCTTCCATTGCAACGCCATACCAGGGCAAAGGATTGAGCTTCCAGGACCTCATCCAG GAAGGCAGCATAGGGCTTCTCAAAGGTGTACAGAAGTTTGACGCCAAGAGAGGAAACAAGCTCTCGACATATCTTTATTGGTGGATCAAACAAGCAATTATTAAAGCTATAGCTAAAAAATCAAGACTTGTGAGACAACCG GGAAGCATGAGTGCAGTAGCAAAGAAAGTTGCCAATGCTACCTCGTTATTACACCGGCAATTAGGAAGATGGCCTACTTACCAGGAAATTGCAGACCATACAGCCTTAAGTGCTTCCAGGGTCAAGCTTGTAAGTGATAGAAGCAAGCATCCAATTTCAATCAATCGACCTGCAAAAAACCAAGAACTAATACTCGAG GATGTTATTCCAGGACCAGATGAAACAAGACCAGAAGTTATTGTCGGTAAACAACTGATGCTACAAGACATGGAGAAGCTTCTTACAACATTGAGTGCAAGAGAAGAATACATTATAAGACTGCATTATGGACTTGCTGGTGAGAGGATTCACTCATGTGAGGAGATTGGTAGATTATTGAACCTTTCTAGGGAAAGAATTCGACAGATTCACCGTGCTGCACTAACAAGGCTTAGAGAAGAAGAGGATTTAATAGAGAGCTTAAGGCAAAATTTgacatga
- the LOC120249895 gene encoding structure-specific endonuclease subunit slx1, whose product MTVLSKRFQSRKNHRSIPSGTSSRVVSSSKRRASAWSVYLIVSSRLPRTYVGVTTNFERRLKQHNGELRSGAKASSAGRPWTLACIIRGFRNRSEACKFESKWKIISRRMPRKKSREERSLNFLLQHRETALSKLKASFDCSYLQIEWQSNSS is encoded by the exons ATGACGGTGCTATCGAAGAGGTTCCAATCTCGCAAGAATCACCGCTCAATTCCATCGGGCACCTCATCCAGAGTGGTTTCCAGTTCGAAGCGGAGAGCCTCGGCGTGGTCCGTCTATCTGATCGTCTCGTCCCGGCTGCCACGGACCTATGTCGGCGTCACCACCAATTTTGAGCGCCG tttaaAGCAGCATAATGGTGAACTCAGGAGCGGGGCTAAAGCATCATCTGCAGGAAGGCCTTGGACGCTTGCATGCATTATTCGAGGTTTCAGGAATCGAAGTGAAG CTTGtaagtttgaatcaaaatggaaGATCATCTCTCGAAGGATGCCAAGGAAAAAGAGCAGGGAAGAGCGGTccctaaattttttattacaacaTCGGGAAACAGCTCTTAGTAAGCTTAAAGCATCATTTGATTGCAGTTACTTGCAAATCGAGTGGCAGTCCAACTCCTCTTGA